In Salinarimonas sp., a genomic segment contains:
- a CDS encoding DUF6356 family protein codes for MSRPKLSFTDHPASVGESYLEHMGVAFSFGVRMIGAGLACLAHGIFPFLFTKTGSRAVAALHERMVTNRARHGARHAADDGARGGEPHAARRG; via the coding sequence ATGTCCCGCCCGAAGCTGTCCTTCACCGATCACCCCGCCTCCGTCGGCGAGAGCTACCTCGAGCACATGGGCGTCGCCTTCTCCTTCGGCGTGCGCATGATCGGCGCCGGCCTCGCCTGCCTGGCGCACGGGATCTTCCCGTTCCTGTTCACGAAGACCGGATCGCGCGCCGTCGCCGCGCTGCACGAGCGCATGGTGACGAACCGCGCGCGCCACGGCGCGCGTCACGCGGCTGACGACGGGGCGCGCGGCGGCGAGCCGCACGCGGCGCGGCGCGGCTGA
- the hemW gene encoding radical SAM family heme chaperone HemW — MSAHPTSAAGFGVYVHWPFCASKCPYCDFNSHVRQAPPDEARFLAAFEREIAYAAGLAPGRTVSSVFFGGGTPSLMKPQTVGAILDAIGGAWSVAPDAEVTLEANPTSVEATRFAGYRAAGVNRVSLGVQALNDPDLRALGRMHSAAEALAAVGVAEAHFERYSFDLIYARPGHTPDAWAAELRRAIGRAAEHLSLYQLTIEPDTWFEKLHRAGKLVIPTPDEARALWDVTQEVCEAAGLPAYEISNHARPGAESRHNLVYWRYGEYAGIGPGAHGRLVTNEGRIATATEKHPETWLERVERDGNGVIDTEVLGASEQGDEYLLMGLRLSEGVDPKTYEALSGRSLDARRIAALVEHGMIAQHPDGRLAVTNEGFPVLDAVVADLAA; from the coding sequence ATGAGCGCCCATCCCACCTCCGCCGCCGGATTCGGCGTGTACGTGCACTGGCCCTTCTGCGCCTCGAAGTGCCCGTATTGCGATTTCAACAGCCACGTCCGTCAGGCGCCGCCCGACGAGGCGCGCTTCCTCGCGGCGTTCGAACGGGAAATCGCCTACGCCGCGGGGCTGGCGCCGGGGCGCACCGTGTCGAGCGTCTTCTTCGGCGGCGGCACGCCCTCGCTGATGAAGCCGCAGACGGTGGGCGCGATCCTCGACGCCATCGGCGGCGCCTGGAGCGTCGCGCCGGACGCGGAGGTGACGCTCGAGGCGAACCCGACCAGCGTCGAGGCGACGCGCTTCGCGGGCTACCGCGCCGCGGGCGTGAACCGCGTCTCGCTCGGCGTGCAGGCGTTGAACGACCCGGACCTCAGGGCGCTCGGGCGGATGCACTCCGCCGCCGAGGCGCTGGCCGCCGTGGGCGTGGCGGAGGCGCATTTCGAGCGCTATTCCTTCGACCTGATCTACGCCCGGCCGGGCCATACGCCCGACGCCTGGGCGGCCGAGCTGCGCCGGGCGATCGGGCGGGCGGCCGAGCATCTCTCGCTCTACCAGCTCACCATCGAGCCCGACACCTGGTTCGAGAAGCTCCACCGGGCCGGCAAGCTCGTGATCCCGACGCCGGACGAGGCGCGGGCGCTGTGGGACGTGACGCAGGAGGTCTGCGAGGCGGCGGGGCTGCCGGCCTACGAGATCTCGAACCACGCGCGGCCCGGCGCCGAATCGCGGCACAATCTCGTCTATTGGCGCTACGGCGAATATGCCGGCATCGGCCCCGGCGCGCACGGCCGGCTCGTCACCAACGAGGGCCGCATCGCCACCGCGACCGAGAAGCATCCCGAGACCTGGCTCGAGCGGGTGGAGCGCGACGGCAACGGCGTGATCGACACCGAGGTGCTCGGCGCGAGCGAGCAGGGGGACGAGTACCTGCTGATGGGGCTGCGGCTGTCGGAGGGCGTCGACCCGAAGACCTACGAGGCGCTCTCCGGCCGCAGCCTCGACGCGCGGCGGATCGCCGCGCTCGTCGAGCACGGCATGATCGCGCAGCATCCCGACGGCCGCCTGGCCGTGACGAACGAAGGCTTTCCGGTGCTCGACGCGGTGGTCGCCGACCTCGCCGCCTGA
- the grxC gene encoding glutaredoxin 3 — protein MKPIEIYLRAWCPYCIAAKTLLDKKGAAYTVIDIEREPQRRREMIDRANGRTTVPQIFVGETHVGGYDDLSAMDRAGRLDPLLAA, from the coding sequence ATGAAGCCCATCGAGATCTACCTGCGAGCCTGGTGCCCCTATTGCATCGCGGCGAAGACGCTGCTCGACAAGAAGGGCGCCGCCTATACCGTCATCGACATCGAGCGCGAGCCGCAGCGGCGGCGCGAGATGATCGATCGTGCGAACGGCCGCACCACCGTGCCGCAGATCTTCGTCGGCGAGACGCATGTCGGCGGCTACGACGATCTCTCGGCGATGGATCGCGCCGGGCGGCTCGACCCGCTGCTCGCCGCCTGA
- a CDS encoding DUF1178 family protein — protein MIRYALACDSGHAFESWFPSAAAYDEQAARGLVTCPVCDSATVTKQIMAPSVARTDRAPSRPAAEPEASPPAPASAPAPAPVPAPAPPPALLSEEHQRMRAAIRELRAYVEANAEDVGRSFPEEARRIHAGDAPERFIMGQADRDEIEELIEDGVPIAPLPVLPDERN, from the coding sequence ATGATCCGCTATGCCCTGGCCTGCGACAGCGGGCACGCCTTCGAGAGCTGGTTCCCCTCGGCCGCCGCCTACGACGAGCAGGCGGCGCGGGGCCTCGTGACATGTCCGGTCTGCGACTCGGCGACGGTGACCAAGCAGATCATGGCGCCCTCGGTGGCCCGAACCGACCGCGCCCCGTCTCGCCCCGCGGCGGAGCCGGAGGCGTCTCCTCCGGCGCCCGCCTCCGCGCCCGCCCCGGCTCCGGTCCCCGCGCCCGCGCCGCCGCCTGCGCTCCTCTCCGAGGAGCACCAGCGCATGCGCGCCGCGATCCGGGAGCTGCGCGCCTATGTCGAGGCCAACGCCGAGGACGTCGGCCGAAGCTTCCCCGAGGAGGCGCGCCGCATCCATGCGGGCGACGCGCCCGAGCGCTTCATCATGGGCCAGGCCGACCGGGACGAGATCGAGGAGCTGATCGAGGACGGCGTCCCGATCGCGCCGCTGCCGGTCCTGCCGGACGAGCGGAATTGA
- a CDS encoding carbon-nitrogen hydrolase family protein, whose translation MSRLVVACVQMRSSRDPAANRAEAVARVREAAAAGAAYVQTPEMTALLERDKAALFEKIRQPDEDETIAALREVAREARVTVHLGSLAVRVGDKVANRAVVIAPDGEILATYDKIHLFDVDLPNGETWRESATYVGGECAVLAATPIAPIGVSICYDVRFPYLYRAYAEAGAAILTAPAAFTRQTGEAHWSVLQRARAIENGAFMISAAQGGRHEDGRETYGHSIVVDPWGRVLAEGDAEPGLVMAEIDLAEVGRARGRIPSLAHTRPVRLETARPLAAQ comes from the coding sequence ATGTCCCGCCTCGTCGTCGCCTGCGTGCAGATGCGCTCCTCCCGCGATCCCGCGGCCAATCGCGCGGAGGCGGTGGCGCGCGTGCGAGAGGCGGCCGCCGCCGGCGCGGCCTACGTGCAGACGCCGGAGATGACGGCGCTGCTCGAGCGGGACAAGGCGGCGCTCTTCGAGAAGATCCGCCAGCCGGACGAGGACGAGACCATCGCCGCCCTGCGGGAGGTCGCGCGCGAGGCGCGGGTCACCGTCCATCTCGGCTCGCTGGCCGTGCGCGTCGGCGACAAGGTCGCGAACCGCGCGGTGGTGATCGCGCCCGACGGGGAGATCCTCGCCACCTACGACAAGATCCACCTGTTCGACGTCGACCTGCCCAACGGCGAGACCTGGCGCGAATCGGCGACCTATGTCGGCGGCGAATGCGCCGTCCTCGCCGCGACGCCGATCGCGCCGATCGGCGTCTCGATCTGCTACGACGTGCGCTTTCCCTATCTCTACCGCGCCTATGCCGAGGCCGGGGCGGCGATCCTCACCGCGCCGGCGGCCTTCACCCGCCAGACGGGCGAGGCGCACTGGAGCGTGCTGCAGCGCGCCCGCGCCATCGAGAACGGCGCCTTCATGATCTCCGCCGCCCAGGGCGGGCGTCACGAGGACGGGCGGGAGACCTACGGACATTCGATCGTGGTCGACCCCTGGGGCCGCGTCCTCGCCGAGGGCGACGCGGAGCCGGGCCTCGTCATGGCGGAAATCGACCTCGCCGAGGTCGGGCGGGCCCGCGGGCGCATCCCCTCGCTCGCCCACACGCGGCCCGTGCGGCTCGAGACGGCGCGGCCCCTCGCCGCGCAGTGA
- a CDS encoding aminotransferase class I/II-fold pyridoxal phosphate-dependent enzyme: MTALADLSTDALQALAVDLAREIEAFRARGLKLDMTRGKPAPEQLDLADAMLTLPGNRDYHTEAGEDARNYGGLQGIAEARRLFACMVGAPPEQVVIGENASLALMHDCLVWALLKGVPGGARPWGQEQRGRETGGIAFLCPVPGYDRHFAITEGYGVRMIPVPLTGEGPDMNAVAEAVRDPAVKGMWCVPKYSNPTGETYAPHTVEALARMETGAPDFRLFWDNAYAVHDLTPAGETLANVLEACAAAGNPDRAFVFASTSKVTLAGAGLSFFGSSPANVKWYLANAGLRTIGPNKINQLRHVRFFGDEAGLTAHMDKHRALLAPKFAAVEKALAARLAGTGAARWVEPKGGYFVSVDVRPGTARKVVAIAKALGVAMTPAGATWPGGADPHDSNLRIAPSFPALPDVKAAAEGIALAILAAAVEAEQQARGEGGAVA; the protein is encoded by the coding sequence GTGACCGCTCTCGCCGACCTCTCCACCGACGCGCTCCAGGCGCTCGCGGTCGATCTCGCCCGCGAGATCGAGGCCTTCCGGGCCCGGGGCCTGAAGCTCGACATGACGCGCGGCAAGCCCGCGCCGGAGCAGCTCGATCTCGCCGACGCGATGCTGACGCTGCCCGGCAACCGGGACTACCACACCGAAGCCGGCGAGGACGCGCGCAATTACGGCGGCCTGCAGGGCATCGCCGAGGCGCGGCGGCTGTTCGCCTGCATGGTCGGCGCGCCGCCGGAGCAGGTGGTGATCGGCGAGAACGCGTCGCTCGCGCTGATGCACGATTGCCTGGTCTGGGCGCTGCTCAAGGGCGTGCCGGGCGGGGCGCGACCGTGGGGGCAGGAGCAGCGAGGCCGGGAGACCGGCGGGATCGCCTTCCTCTGCCCGGTCCCGGGCTACGATCGGCACTTCGCCATCACGGAGGGCTACGGCGTGCGCATGATCCCCGTGCCGCTCACCGGCGAGGGGCCCGACATGAACGCCGTCGCCGAGGCGGTGCGGGACCCGGCCGTGAAAGGCATGTGGTGCGTGCCGAAATACTCGAACCCGACGGGTGAGACCTACGCGCCGCACACGGTCGAGGCGCTGGCGCGCATGGAGACCGGCGCACCCGATTTCCGGCTGTTCTGGGACAACGCCTACGCGGTCCACGACCTCACGCCCGCGGGCGAGACGCTGGCGAACGTCCTCGAGGCCTGTGCGGCGGCGGGCAACCCGGACCGCGCCTTCGTCTTCGCCTCGACCTCGAAGGTGACGCTCGCCGGGGCGGGCCTCTCCTTCTTCGGCTCCTCGCCGGCGAACGTGAAATGGTACCTGGCCAATGCCGGGCTGCGCACCATCGGCCCCAACAAGATCAACCAGCTGCGCCACGTCCGCTTCTTCGGCGACGAAGCGGGGCTGACGGCGCACATGGACAAGCACCGCGCGCTGCTGGCGCCCAAGTTCGCCGCCGTCGAGAAGGCGCTCGCCGCGCGCCTCGCGGGAACCGGCGCAGCGCGCTGGGTCGAGCCGAAGGGCGGCTATTTCGTCTCGGTGGACGTCCGTCCGGGCACGGCGCGGAAGGTCGTCGCGATCGCCAAGGCGCTCGGCGTCGCCATGACGCCGGCGGGCGCCACATGGCCGGGCGGCGCGGATCCGCACGATTCCAACCTGCGCATCGCGCCGAGCTTCCCCGCGCTGCCAGACGTGAAGGCCGCCGCCGAGGGCATCGCGCTCGCCATCCTCGCGGCGGCGGTGGAGGCCGAGCAGCAGGCGCGCGGGGAGGGCGGGGCCGTGGCCTGA
- a CDS encoding complex I NDUFA9 subunit family protein, which produces MQASGWPSAKLITVFGGSGFLGRYVCQLLARRGYRVRVAVRRPELAYHLQPLGVVGQIMPVQANLRYPDSVAAALKNADGAVNLVGILQESGKQTFSAVQTEGAEAVARAAAQAGVPLAHVSAIGADPQSASRYGRTKAEGEARVLAALPNAHVFRPSIVFGPGDGFFSRFAVLARALPVMPIASAKTRFQPVYAADVAEAIARAMDGTVEGGRVYELGGPEIFTFREVVELVLRYTERRRPILPLPDGLARIQATITETLDKVTLGLMPDEIVLTRDQLKMLASDNVVSEAAKAEGRTLEGIGVQPTAVEAIVPAYLKRFRKRGQFEEPRDPRDTARMS; this is translated from the coding sequence ATGCAGGCGTCAGGCTGGCCGAGTGCGAAACTGATCACCGTCTTCGGCGGGTCCGGCTTTCTCGGGCGATACGTCTGCCAGCTGCTGGCCCGCCGCGGCTACCGCGTGCGCGTGGCCGTGCGCCGGCCCGAGCTCGCCTACCATCTCCAGCCGCTCGGCGTGGTCGGGCAGATCATGCCGGTCCAGGCGAACCTGCGCTATCCGGACTCGGTCGCGGCCGCGCTGAAGAATGCCGACGGCGCGGTCAACCTCGTCGGCATCCTGCAGGAGAGCGGCAAGCAGACGTTCTCCGCCGTCCAGACCGAGGGCGCCGAGGCCGTGGCCCGGGCCGCGGCGCAGGCCGGCGTGCCGCTGGCCCACGTCTCCGCCATCGGCGCCGACCCGCAGAGCGCATCCCGCTACGGGCGCACCAAGGCCGAGGGCGAGGCCCGCGTCCTCGCCGCCTTGCCGAACGCCCACGTGTTCCGGCCCTCCATCGTCTTCGGGCCGGGCGACGGCTTCTTCTCGCGCTTCGCGGTGCTCGCCCGCGCCCTGCCGGTGATGCCGATCGCCTCCGCGAAGACGCGCTTCCAGCCGGTCTACGCGGCCGACGTCGCCGAGGCCATCGCGCGGGCCATGGACGGGACGGTGGAGGGCGGCAGGGTCTACGAGCTCGGCGGGCCGGAGATCTTCACCTTCCGCGAGGTGGTCGAGCTGGTGCTGCGCTACACCGAGCGCCGGCGCCCGATCCTGCCCCTGCCCGACGGCCTCGCCCGCATCCAGGCGACCATCACCGAGACGCTCGACAAGGTGACGCTCGGCCTGATGCCGGACGAGATCGTGCTGACCCGCGACCAGCTGAAGATGCTCGCCTCCGACAACGTCGTCTCCGAGGCGGCGAAGGCCGAAGGACGCACGCTGGAGGGCATCGGCGTGCAGCCCACCGCCGTCGAGGCGATCGTGCCGGCCTACCTCAAGCGCTTCCGCAAGCGCGGCCAATTCGAGGAGCCGCGCGATCCGCGCGACACGGCGCGGATGAGTTGA
- a CDS encoding AzlC family ABC transporter permease: MRDASKTSAPLTLAGALTGARLTLPLVPGVIVFGTAFGAAAAQKGFDVWLTLSLSAFVFAGASQMVALELWREVWSLPTLLYLMAVTATINGRMVLMGAAISPHIRGMPKGLNLLNFFLLTDASWLVATRYHADRGRDLGVILGAGATLWVIWVVATLPGYLAGALVTNPRAFGLDLVMPVFFSVMLVPLWKGLRPAIPWFVAGAVALLTSVLVEGYAFIIVGALAGAAAGALLDDRA, from the coding sequence ATGCGCGACGCCTCCAAAACCTCCGCGCCGCTGACGCTCGCGGGCGCGCTCACCGGCGCACGGCTCACCCTGCCGCTCGTGCCCGGCGTGATCGTGTTCGGCACGGCCTTCGGCGCGGCGGCGGCGCAGAAGGGCTTCGACGTCTGGCTGACGCTCTCGCTCTCCGCCTTCGTCTTCGCCGGCGCCTCGCAGATGGTGGCGCTCGAGCTCTGGCGCGAGGTCTGGTCGCTGCCCACCCTCCTCTACCTCATGGCGGTGACGGCGACGATCAACGGGCGCATGGTGCTGATGGGCGCGGCGATCTCTCCGCACATCCGCGGCATGCCGAAGGGCCTGAACCTCCTCAACTTCTTTCTCCTCACCGATGCGAGCTGGCTCGTCGCCACCCGCTATCACGCCGATCGCGGCCGCGATCTCGGCGTCATCCTCGGCGCCGGGGCGACCTTGTGGGTGATCTGGGTCGTCGCGACCCTGCCGGGCTATCTCGCCGGCGCGCTGGTGACGAACCCGCGCGCCTTCGGCCTCGACCTCGTCATGCCGGTGTTCTTCTCGGTGATGCTGGTGCCTCTGTGGAAGGGCCTGCGCCCGGCGATCCCCTGGTTCGTCGCGGGCGCCGTCGCCCTCCTCACCAGCGTCCTCGTCGAGGGCTACGCCTTCATCATCGTCGGCGCGCTCGCCGGCGCGGCCGCGGGAGCCCTCCTCGATGACCGCGCTTGA
- the rpsU gene encoding 30S ribosomal protein S21, with product MQVLVRDNNVDQALRVLKKKMQREGVFREMKKRRSFEKPSEKRAREKAEAVRRARKIARKQAQREGLLPARKKVAAGGRR from the coding sequence TTGCAGGTACTCGTTCGCGACAACAACGTCGACCAGGCCCTCCGCGTCCTCAAGAAGAAGATGCAGCGCGAGGGCGTGTTCCGCGAGATGAAGAAGCGCCGCTCGTTCGAGAAGCCCTCCGAGAAGCGCGCCCGCGAGAAGGCCGAGGCCGTCCGCCGCGCCCGCAAGATCGCGCGCAAGCAGGCGCAGCGCGAGGGCCTGCTCCCGGCCCGCAAGAAGGTCGCCGCCGGCGGCCGCCGCTGA
- a CDS encoding AzlD domain-containing protein, which translates to MTALEGLLAGPAGDYVAVALMTVATYLCRASGIVFMSRMRITPRIERALRALPGSIVIATILPVAAQAGFSAILGLAAAIAVMTVTRIELAGVAAGLAAVSLARLVGL; encoded by the coding sequence ATGACCGCGCTTGAGGGCCTCCTCGCCGGCCCCGCCGGGGACTACGTCGCCGTCGCGCTGATGACGGTCGCGACCTATCTCTGCCGCGCCTCCGGCATCGTGTTCATGAGCCGGATGCGAATCACCCCGCGGATCGAGCGGGCCCTGCGCGCGCTCCCCGGCTCCATCGTGATCGCGACGATCCTCCCCGTCGCGGCGCAGGCGGGCTTCTCCGCCATTCTCGGCCTCGCCGCGGCGATCGCGGTGATGACGGTCACCCGCATCGAGCTCGCCGGCGTCGCCGCCGGGCTCGCGGCGGTGTCGCTGGCGCGGCTCGTGGGGCTGTGA
- a CDS encoding mechanosensitive ion channel domain-containing protein, whose translation MPLPRLLPPVGLALLVALAALLALASSPRAQEGEGASEPFAYRVESINAGLEPAEPPLRLDTPRAALESFLDAIRRDEFTRAAHALNLNAIPEAARAERAPELALELAFLLFRYDLIDWADIPDQPDARVLPGVQQAVSPYSRRSVELGSVMLDRRPVPISLQRFWTGEGDPVWLFSPFAVERVPALYAEERPGLLARWMSLSRRLDTLGRPSAWEWGAVAVLLLGAAGIWIGLVAGVRTLARRLPRPGRREARHAVWPFATLVAAIAFRIGTERLVLLTGPVASQLDVGSEVVALVAAVWLLLRLVAAGTRRLSERYVVPLAPDDPENRRIKTTVYVVRRLTVVLVAIVAVGYVLLRVGVFQNLGLSILASAGALGVLVAIAARPLLGNMVSGLQIAMTDPVRIGDVVVYDGHWSTVEDISFAHTVLRTWTDTRLIVPHSDFLSRPFENWSKEGEAVKRIVKLAVDYRIDVGRVRAEVERIVDGDARLTAPPTVEMVEADGEHAVLWIWLPGIDALASWRLHNEVREALVAWLKGLDGGAYLPRRRVLVGDDEGAAASRPATAARTEAASAVSIHPAAAAASTRSGATGGAG comes from the coding sequence GTGCCCCTCCCGCGTCTCCTTCCCCCGGTCGGGCTCGCCCTCCTCGTCGCGCTCGCCGCGCTGCTGGCGCTCGCGTCGAGCCCGCGCGCGCAGGAGGGCGAGGGCGCCTCCGAGCCCTTCGCCTACCGCGTGGAGAGCATCAATGCCGGCCTCGAGCCGGCCGAGCCGCCGCTGCGGCTGGACACCCCGCGCGCGGCGCTGGAGAGCTTTCTCGACGCCATCCGGCGCGACGAGTTCACCCGCGCGGCGCACGCCCTGAACCTGAACGCCATTCCCGAGGCGGCGCGGGCCGAGCGCGCGCCCGAGCTCGCCCTCGAGCTCGCCTTCCTCCTCTTCCGCTACGACCTGATCGACTGGGCCGACATCCCCGACCAGCCCGACGCACGGGTTCTGCCGGGAGTGCAGCAGGCGGTGAGCCCCTACAGCCGCCGCTCGGTGGAGCTCGGCTCCGTGATGCTCGACCGCCGTCCCGTGCCGATCAGCCTGCAGCGCTTCTGGACGGGGGAGGGCGATCCGGTCTGGCTGTTCTCGCCCTTCGCGGTGGAGCGCGTGCCGGCGCTCTACGCCGAGGAGAGGCCGGGGCTGCTCGCCCGCTGGATGTCCCTGTCGCGCCGGCTCGATACGCTGGGGCGGCCCTCGGCCTGGGAATGGGGCGCGGTCGCGGTGCTTCTCCTGGGCGCCGCCGGGATCTGGATCGGGCTCGTCGCCGGGGTGCGCACCCTCGCCCGCCGGCTGCCGCGGCCCGGGCGCCGCGAGGCGCGGCACGCCGTCTGGCCGTTCGCCACGCTGGTCGCGGCGATCGCCTTCCGCATCGGGACGGAGCGGCTGGTGCTGCTCACGGGGCCGGTCGCCTCGCAGCTCGACGTCGGCTCGGAGGTGGTGGCGCTGGTCGCCGCGGTCTGGCTGCTCCTGCGTCTCGTCGCGGCGGGCACGCGGCGCCTGAGCGAGCGCTACGTGGTCCCGCTGGCGCCGGACGATCCGGAGAACCGCCGCATCAAGACGACGGTCTACGTCGTGCGCCGCCTCACGGTGGTGCTGGTCGCGATCGTCGCCGTCGGCTACGTGCTCCTGCGCGTCGGGGTGTTCCAGAATCTCGGCCTGTCGATCCTCGCGTCCGCCGGCGCGCTCGGCGTGCTCGTCGCCATCGCCGCGCGCCCGCTCCTCGGCAACATGGTCTCGGGGCTGCAGATCGCCATGACCGACCCCGTGCGCATCGGCGACGTCGTGGTCTACGACGGGCATTGGTCGACGGTGGAGGACATCTCCTTCGCCCACACGGTGCTGCGCACCTGGACCGACACGCGCCTCATCGTGCCCCATTCCGACTTCCTCTCCCGGCCCTTCGAGAACTGGTCGAAGGAGGGCGAGGCGGTGAAGCGCATCGTCAAGCTGGCGGTGGACTACAGGATCGACGTCGGCCGCGTGCGGGCCGAGGTCGAGCGGATCGTCGACGGCGACGCGCGGCTCACCGCGCCGCCGACCGTGGAGATGGTCGAGGCCGACGGCGAGCACGCGGTGCTCTGGATCTGGCTGCCGGGCATCGACGCGCTGGCCTCCTGGCGCCTGCACAACGAGGTGCGCGAGGCGCTGGTCGCCTGGCTCAAGGGGCTCGACGGCGGCGCCTACCTGCCGCGCCGGCGCGTGCTCGTCGGCGACGACGAGGGCGCCGCGGCGTCGCGCCCCGCGACGGCGGCGCGGACGGAGGCCGCGTCGGCGGTGTCGATCCACCCGGCCGCGGCGGCGGCATCGACCAGATCCGGCGCGACGGGCGGAGCGGGCTGA
- a CDS encoding Lrp/AsnC family transcriptional regulator, translated as MENLTLDAIDRKILSCLQEDATLSLEALAARVGLSPSPCWRRIQKLEQAGVIVKRVALLDPDKLNVGVTVFVMVRTSRHEADWAERFCAAVAKIPEVVELYRMSGQVDYLLRVVVPDIAAYDRVYKRLIAVADLFDVSSSFAMERIKNTTALPLDYV; from the coding sequence ATGGAAAATCTCACCCTCGATGCGATCGATCGCAAAATCCTGTCCTGCCTTCAGGAGGACGCGACGCTCTCTCTCGAGGCCCTCGCGGCCCGCGTCGGGCTCTCGCCCTCGCCCTGCTGGCGGCGCATCCAGAAGCTCGAGCAGGCGGGCGTGATCGTGAAGCGCGTGGCGCTGCTCGACCCGGACAAGCTCAACGTGGGCGTGACCGTCTTCGTGATGGTGCGCACGAGCCGCCACGAGGCGGACTGGGCCGAGCGCTTCTGCGCGGCGGTGGCGAAGATCCCGGAAGTCGTCGAGCTCTACCGCATGAGCGGGCAGGTGGACTACCTCCTGCGCGTCGTCGTCCCCGACATCGCCGCCTACGACCGGGTCTACAAGCGCCTGATCGCGGTGGCGGACCTGTTCGACGTCTCCTCGTCCTTCGCCATGGAGCGGATCAAGAACACGACGGCGCTGCCGCTGGACTACGTGTGA
- the ubiG gene encoding bifunctional 2-polyprenyl-6-hydroxyphenol methylase/3-demethylubiquinol 3-O-methyltransferase UbiG, translating to MSAEARADQAPHDPAVDPDEVARFERIARTWWDPKGPMRTLHKFNPVRLSYIRDHVAAQFGRDPKDGAPLSGLTLLDVGCGGGLLTEPLARLGAEAKGLDPAPTNVEVARLHAERSGVPVTYAQETVEAVVARGERFDVVISMEVVEHVPDPAAFTRTCAQAVKPGGLLFMATINRTLKAWGLAIVGAEYVLGWLPKGTHERDKFVTPDELEAAMREGGLSVREVTGVTYNPLRDSWGLSRDKAVNYMAYAERPGARPGA from the coding sequence ATGTCCGCCGAAGCCCGCGCCGATCAGGCCCCGCACGATCCGGCCGTCGATCCCGACGAGGTCGCCCGCTTCGAGCGCATCGCGCGGACCTGGTGGGACCCCAAGGGCCCCATGCGCACGCTGCACAAGTTCAACCCCGTGCGGCTCTCCTACATCCGCGATCACGTCGCCGCGCAGTTCGGCCGCGACCCGAAGGACGGCGCGCCGCTCTCCGGCCTGACGCTGCTCGACGTCGGCTGCGGCGGCGGGCTCCTCACGGAGCCGCTGGCGCGGCTCGGCGCCGAGGCCAAGGGCCTCGACCCGGCGCCGACCAACGTCGAGGTGGCGCGGCTCCACGCCGAGCGCTCCGGCGTGCCGGTCACCTACGCGCAGGAGACGGTGGAGGCCGTGGTCGCCCGCGGCGAGCGCTTCGACGTGGTGATCTCGATGGAGGTGGTGGAGCACGTTCCGGACCCGGCCGCCTTCACCCGTACCTGCGCGCAGGCGGTGAAGCCAGGCGGGCTTCTGTTCATGGCGACGATCAACCGCACGCTGAAGGCGTGGGGCCTCGCCATCGTCGGGGCGGAATACGTGCTCGGCTGGCTGCCGAAGGGCACCCACGAACGGGACAAGTTCGTCACGCCCGACGAGCTCGAGGCAGCCATGCGCGAGGGCGGCCTGTCGGTGCGCGAGGTGACGGGCGTCACCTACAATCCGCTGCGGGACAGCTGGGGCCTCTCCCGCGACAAGGCCGTGAACTACATGGCCTATGCGGAGCGCCCGGGGGCCCGACCGGGGGCGTGA